A window of the Corythoichthys intestinalis isolate RoL2023-P3 chromosome 6, ASM3026506v1, whole genome shotgun sequence genome harbors these coding sequences:
- the srsf7a gene encoding serine and arginine rich splicing factor 7a, which produces MSYYSSSRSSSRATDCKVYVGDLGNGAAKGELERAFSYYGPLRTVWVARNPPGFAFVEFEDPRDAEDAVKGMDGKLLCGSRVRVEMSTGMSRKGRGRPSRRQFDPNDRCYQCGDRGHYAYDCYRFSKRGGRRSRSRTRSRSRSRSRSRGRRYRSRSHSRSRSRSRSRRRSPSYSRRRSRSGSPARSKSRTPMRSRSRSRSRSRSAPRGRSASRSRSRSPSTNHKRNSRSRSASQNRSPTPAAN; this is translated from the exons ATGTCCTATTACTCTTCATCCCGGAGTTCATCCCGGGCCACTGACTGTAAGGTCTACGTAGGTGACTTGGGCAACGGTGCCGCCAAAGGAGAATTGGAGCGGGCCTTTAGCTACTATGGTCCGCTAAGGACCGTCTGGGTGGCCAGAAACCCGCCAGGTTTTGCCTTTGTCGAGTTTGAAGACCCAAGAGATGCAGAGGATGCTGTGAAAGGCATGGATGGAAA GCTACTGTGTGGGTCTCGTGTGCGTGTGGAGATGTCGACAGGCATGTCCAGGAAGGGCCGCGGACGCCCCAGCCGACGCCAGTTTGACCCGAACGATCGCTGCTACCAATGCGGAGATCGTGGCCATTACGCATACGACTGCTATCGTTTCAGCAAGCGAGGAGGCCGTCGCAGCAG GTCTCGGACCCGCTCTCGGTCACGTTCCAGGTCTCGATCCCGTGGCCGTCGCTACCGATCCCGTTCTCATTCCCGCAGCCGTAGCCGCAGCAG GAGCCGTCGCCGCTCTCCATCCTACTCCAGGCGCAGGAGCAG GTCTGGCTCTCCAGCCCGTTCCAAGTCTAGGACTCCAATGAGAAG TCGCTCTAGGTCTCGATCTCGGTCCAGGTCTGCACCAAGAGGGCGTTCCGCCTCCCGTTCCCGCTCCCGATCCCCGTCGACCAATCACAAGAGGAACAG TCGTTCCCGCTCAGCAAGTCAAAACCGAAGTCCAACCCCAGCCGCCAACTGA